A stretch of the Marivirga tractuosa DSM 4126 genome encodes the following:
- a CDS encoding Crp/Fnr family transcriptional regulator, protein MSKKVKNIPCDLCLSRRKSMFNGLPNDALCALSEHKSTLAHNKGQVLFLEGTQPMGLFCISEGKVKIYKTDDSGREQIVRLAQEGDFLGYRALLSGENYNSSATILENAKVCFIPKSSFTELISKDQGFQNRLMQAVCHDLGIMEQKMADMANKTVRQRLATTLLMLKSSYGVDGDQKTEIDIALTREDLAKIVGTATETLIRLLSDFKKDGLIDLNGKKISVLDERALAKEIDLFA, encoded by the coding sequence ATGTCTAAGAAAGTTAAAAATATACCGTGTGATTTATGCCTTAGTAGGCGAAAATCAATGTTCAATGGACTTCCTAATGATGCATTATGTGCATTAAGTGAGCATAAAAGTACTTTGGCGCACAATAAAGGTCAAGTCCTTTTTTTAGAAGGTACACAGCCGATGGGTTTATTTTGCATTAGTGAAGGCAAAGTAAAAATCTATAAAACTGATGATTCCGGCAGAGAACAAATTGTACGTTTAGCTCAAGAAGGGGATTTTTTAGGTTATAGAGCTTTACTTTCTGGTGAAAACTATAATTCTTCTGCGACCATTCTTGAAAATGCAAAAGTTTGTTTTATTCCTAAAAGCAGTTTTACAGAGCTCATTTCCAAAGACCAAGGTTTCCAAAATCGATTGATGCAAGCTGTTTGTCATGATTTGGGAATTATGGAACAAAAGATGGCTGATATGGCAAATAAAACGGTTAGACAGCGATTAGCTACTACCTTGTTAATGTTAAAAAGCTCATACGGGGTAGATGGCGATCAAAAAACGGAAATAGATATTGCATTAACAAGAGAAGATTTAGCCAAAATCGTTGGGACTGCTACAGAAACACTTATTAGGTTGTTGTCTGATTTCAAGAAAGACGGATTGATTGACCTCAACGGCAAAAAGATAAGTGTCTTAGATGAGAGAGCCTTGGCAAAAGAAATTGACCTTTTCGCATAA
- a CDS encoding energy transducer TonB has protein sequence MEHFKNATRKLYAKRPLFFNIGLVIAISLCFIAFEFKVFIAEEEKVELPEEEPYVFLNNDVIRTSQPPKPQPQPKKLPEPKGDVNIVEVKELPKKDEQKEMIDIDQTLESLAKEFKMPDEKVEDNSIHMSSVLEVAPQFNGGLEAFYQYIADAIEYPSYEQNRNIEGRVVLSFVIEKDGSLSQVEVLKGVSKGIDKEAIRVIKNAPKWEAGRQRGQAVRVRMNIPIYFQLR, from the coding sequence ATGGAACATTTCAAAAATGCAACTCGAAAATTGTATGCTAAACGTCCGTTATTTTTCAATATTGGATTAGTTATAGCGATTAGTCTCTGTTTTATTGCCTTTGAATTTAAGGTGTTTATCGCAGAAGAAGAGAAAGTTGAATTACCAGAGGAAGAACCTTATGTTTTTCTAAACAATGATGTGATCCGCACTTCCCAGCCGCCTAAGCCTCAGCCTCAGCCTAAAAAATTACCGGAGCCTAAAGGCGATGTCAATATTGTGGAGGTAAAAGAATTGCCAAAGAAAGATGAGCAAAAAGAAATGATTGATATTGATCAGACACTTGAATCACTTGCAAAGGAATTTAAAATGCCAGATGAAAAAGTGGAGGATAATAGCATTCATATGTCTTCAGTTTTGGAAGTAGCTCCTCAATTTAATGGAGGCTTAGAAGCCTTTTATCAATATATAGCTGATGCTATCGAGTATCCTTCTTATGAGCAGAATAGGAATATAGAGGGTAGAGTTGTTTTATCTTTTGTCATTGAAAAGGACGGCTCTTTATCCCAAGTTGAAGTTCTTAAAGGAGTTTCAAAAGGGATTGATAAAGAAGCAATAAGAGTAATCAAAAATGCTCCAAAATGGGAAGCTGGCAGACAGAGAGGACAAGCCGTAAGAGTGCGAATGAATATCCCTATATATTTTCAATTAAGATAA
- a CDS encoding SDR family NAD(P)-dependent oxidoreductase: MNILISGADGNLGSAVVQKLKSEGHKIYGLFGKKENAKNSEEGFKKELIDLTNPKAASDVVDAANKAYGEINGAVLTVGGYAGGGIKDVTIDDIHGQIKLNFDTAFNLVKPLLEKMPKGSQLFLIGAKPVLSANELKNVVSYGLAKQLVFSLADIINADFSEHGISAHVIVPSIIDTPPNREAMADMNFDDWVKPEQIAETISFYLQHPELRAGVIKAYGKM, translated from the coding sequence ATGAATATATTAATAAGCGGTGCAGATGGAAATTTGGGAAGTGCGGTAGTACAAAAATTAAAATCAGAGGGGCATAAAATCTATGGTCTTTTTGGTAAAAAAGAAAATGCCAAAAATTCGGAAGAAGGCTTTAAAAAAGAATTAATTGATTTAACGAATCCAAAAGCTGCATCAGATGTAGTTGATGCCGCTAATAAGGCTTACGGAGAAATCAATGGTGCCGTTTTGACAGTTGGTGGTTATGCTGGAGGAGGAATAAAAGATGTAACCATTGATGATATTCATGGCCAAATCAAACTTAATTTTGATACAGCTTTTAATTTAGTAAAGCCATTATTAGAAAAAATGCCTAAGGGTAGTCAACTGTTTTTGATTGGAGCTAAACCGGTTTTGTCAGCCAATGAATTAAAAAATGTAGTTTCTTATGGATTGGCAAAACAGTTAGTTTTCAGCTTAGCTGATATTATCAATGCAGATTTTTCCGAGCATGGAATTAGTGCACATGTAATAGTGCCAAGTATTATTGATACACCCCCAAACAGAGAAGCAATGGCAGATATGAATTTTGATGATTGGGTAAAACCTGAGCAAATAGCAGAGACTATTTCTTTTTATTTGCAACATCCTGAATTAAGAGCAGGGGTAATAAAAGCCTATGGTAAGATGTAA
- a CDS encoding TonB-dependent receptor, with protein MRNILCLCLFLVNSTIGYTQTITVKDANTSEPIEMVTIVSEELQEFISTNQYGKANISALAGAQAIQIQRLGYQLKTLSFTALKASNFEVLLQPNNFNLNEVIVSATRWRQSSGDIPSKVISISPKEVELQNPQTAADLLGVSGKVYIQKSQQGGGSPMIRGFATNRLLYTVDGVRMNNAIFRGGNIQNVISLDPFATENTEVLFGPGSVIYGSDAIGGVMSFQTLSPEFSGSGSAKISGKVNSRWSSANNEKTIHADIKYGWEKWAFVTSASRWDYDHLRQGRNGPDDYLKTYHVERIEGEDRVVEQDSPLIQEPTAYSQKNLMQKVRFQPNDRWDFQYGFHYSETSEYGRYDRHNRVRNGEPQYAEWRYGPQMWMMNNLNISHSKKSRFFDQLSIRLAQQQFAESRIDRNFQDNIRRNRSEEVDAYSANLDFIKKLGKKSTVFYGSEYVLNIVNSTGQAENIETGTVSSSASRYPEASWSSIAVYTNYEYKPSDRVTVQGGVRYTQFLLNAEFDTAFYSFPFTEAKINNGALTGSLGMVYHPGDSWSLNANFGTAFRAPNVDDVGKIFDSEPGSVTIPNPNLKAEYAYNWDIGIAKIFNDFLKVDFTAYYTLLNNAMVRRDFQLNGEDSVIFDGVNSQVQAIQNAAVANVYGIQAGLEMKFPGGINLSSDLNYQIGEEELDDGSVSPSRHAAPMFGTTRLNFKSNDFLVQVYANYQAERKHLDLAVEERGKTEIYALDKNGNTFSPAWYTLNFKMSYQLWDDFGINAGIENITDQRYRPYSSGMSAPGRNYVFSLNYKF; from the coding sequence ATGAGGAATATTTTATGTCTCTGTTTGTTTTTAGTCAATTCCACTATTGGCTACACTCAAACAATTACAGTCAAAGATGCTAATACTTCTGAGCCCATTGAAATGGTAACAATTGTCAGTGAAGAGCTGCAGGAATTTATTAGTACAAATCAATACGGTAAAGCTAACATTTCAGCCTTGGCAGGAGCTCAAGCAATACAGATTCAAAGATTAGGTTACCAATTGAAAACCTTAAGCTTTACAGCTTTAAAGGCTTCTAATTTTGAAGTTTTGCTTCAGCCTAATAATTTCAATTTGAATGAAGTGATCGTTTCTGCTACAAGGTGGAGGCAGAGTTCTGGAGATATACCATCCAAAGTGATATCGATTTCTCCAAAAGAGGTAGAACTGCAAAATCCACAAACAGCCGCAGATTTATTGGGCGTTTCCGGAAAGGTGTACATTCAAAAAAGCCAGCAAGGTGGAGGAAGCCCTATGATCAGAGGTTTTGCAACAAACCGATTACTTTATACAGTGGATGGAGTCAGGATGAATAATGCGATTTTTCGTGGAGGAAATATTCAAAATGTCATCAGTTTAGACCCTTTTGCAACCGAGAATACAGAAGTGCTGTTTGGGCCTGGTTCAGTCATTTATGGTAGCGATGCTATCGGTGGCGTGATGAGTTTTCAGACCTTATCCCCCGAGTTTTCTGGTTCAGGATCTGCTAAGATTTCAGGGAAAGTCAATTCCAGGTGGTCATCAGCTAATAATGAGAAAACCATCCATGCGGATATTAAATATGGCTGGGAAAAATGGGCGTTCGTTACGAGTGCTAGCCGTTGGGATTATGATCATTTAAGACAAGGGCGAAATGGACCAGATGATTATCTCAAAACCTATCACGTGGAAAGAATTGAAGGAGAAGACAGAGTAGTGGAACAAGATAGTCCCTTAATTCAAGAACCTACTGCTTATAGCCAGAAGAATTTGATGCAAAAAGTGAGATTTCAGCCCAATGATCGCTGGGATTTTCAATATGGATTTCATTATTCTGAAACTTCCGAATATGGAAGATATGATCGGCATAATAGGGTTAGAAATGGAGAGCCGCAATATGCAGAATGGAGATATGGCCCTCAAATGTGGATGATGAACAATTTAAATATCAGTCATTCAAAAAAATCCAGGTTTTTTGATCAACTCTCTATCCGACTAGCACAACAACAATTTGCGGAAAGTAGGATAGACAGAAATTTTCAGGATAATATCCGAAGAAATAGATCGGAAGAAGTAGATGCCTATTCTGCTAATCTCGATTTTATCAAAAAGCTGGGAAAGAAAAGTACTGTCTTTTATGGGTCTGAATATGTATTAAATATTGTAAACTCCACTGGACAAGCTGAAAATATTGAAACAGGAACAGTTAGTAGTTCGGCTTCCAGATATCCTGAAGCTAGCTGGAGTTCTATTGCAGTTTATACCAATTATGAATATAAACCTTCAGACAGAGTTACAGTGCAAGGAGGAGTTCGCTATACTCAGTTTTTATTGAATGCAGAATTTGATACAGCCTTCTATTCTTTTCCTTTTACAGAAGCTAAGATAAATAATGGAGCCCTGACTGGAAGTTTGGGAATGGTCTATCATCCTGGAGATTCATGGTCTCTCAATGCTAATTTTGGTACTGCTTTTCGAGCTCCAAATGTTGATGATGTAGGGAAAATCTTTGATTCGGAACCAGGTTCAGTTACTATTCCAAATCCTAACTTGAAGGCGGAGTATGCTTATAACTGGGATATAGGTATTGCAAAAATTTTCAATGATTTTCTTAAGGTAGATTTTACAGCTTATTATACATTGCTCAACAATGCTATGGTGAGAAGGGATTTTCAATTAAATGGAGAAGATAGTGTTATTTTTGACGGGGTAAATAGTCAGGTTCAAGCCATTCAAAATGCAGCAGTGGCTAATGTATATGGCATTCAAGCTGGTTTGGAAATGAAGTTTCCAGGAGGAATTAATCTATCATCTGATTTAAATTATCAAATAGGTGAAGAAGAGCTAGACGATGGATCAGTTAGTCCTTCCAGACATGCAGCTCCAATGTTCGGAACTACCAGGTTAAATTTTAAATCAAATGATTTTTTAGTCCAAGTTTATGCTAACTATCAAGCTGAGCGCAAACATTTAGATCTAGCAGTAGAAGAGAGAGGGAAAACAGAGATATATGCCTTAGATAAAAATGGCAATACCTTTTCTCCTGCTTGGTACACGCTAAATTTTAAAATGAGCTATCAGCTTTGGGATGACTTTGGTATAAATGCTGGTATAGAAAATATTACAGACCAGCGGTACAGACCTTACAGTTCAGGAATGTCTGCTCCTGGTAGGAATTATGTTTTTTCTTTAAATTATAAGTTTTAG
- a CDS encoding (4Fe-4S)-binding protein: MKIKPTKKTYESDELVVEWQPSLCTHSEKCWRGLPEVFRKDERPWVNTDGAADKRIMQQLEACPSGALSGYWKNQKQENKSEASTTQVEVSKNGPLMVKGSIEIKHSNGEMESKEKVTAFCRCGASGNKPFCDGSHSKIGFEG; encoded by the coding sequence ATGAAAATTAAACCAACTAAAAAAACATACGAATCAGATGAATTGGTTGTGGAATGGCAACCTTCACTATGTACGCATAGCGAAAAATGCTGGCGAGGATTGCCAGAAGTATTCAGAAAAGATGAAAGACCATGGGTAAATACAGATGGGGCAGCAGATAAAAGGATAATGCAGCAGCTGGAAGCTTGTCCATCTGGTGCTCTTTCAGGTTACTGGAAAAATCAAAAACAAGAAAATAAGTCTGAGGCTTCGACTACCCAAGTTGAGGTCAGCAAAAACGGGCCTTTGATGGTGAAGGGAAGCATTGAAATCAAACATTCCAATGGAGAAATGGAAAGTAAAGAAAAAGTAACCGCATTTTGCAGATGTGGTGCTTCAGGGAATAAGCCGTTTTGCGATGGAAGTCATAGCAAGATTGGCTTTGAAGGATAG
- a CDS encoding peptide chain release factor 3, producing the protein MNKLEQEISKRRTFGIIAHPDAGKTTLTEKLLLFGGAINKAGAVKSNKIDTATKSDWMEIEKQRGISVATSVMGFEYKDIKINLLDTPGHQDFAEDTYRTLTAVDSVVMVIDCVKGVEQQTEKLMEVCRMRNTPVICFINKLDREGRDPYDLLDEIEEKLDIQVRPLTWPIGMGKTFKGVYNLFSKNLLLFKASKQQLTAEGIEIKDLNNEELNKNLGDTLADQLREDVELIEGVYPELDKEEYLSGKVAPVFFGSAVNSFGVKEMLDTFINISPQPKERSTEERIVKPNEEKFTGFVFKIHANMDPKHRNRIAFVRICSGKFQRGSSYLNVRHDKKFRFSNATAFMAQDKETVDEAYPGDIVGLFDTGNLKIGDTLSEGEKGIYKGIPSFSPEIFKEVINKDAMKTKQLDKGLTQLMDEGVAQLFAFEMGARKVVGVVGNLQFEVIQHRLKNEYGASCEFAPMNLYKACWFSSKDKKKLDEFVKSKYRHIARDKDGKMVFMAETKSWLQMVEDNFPEIEFHFQSEF; encoded by the coding sequence ATGAATAAGTTAGAACAAGAGATTAGCAAGCGAAGAACTTTTGGCATTATTGCTCACCCAGATGCCGGTAAAACTACATTAACAGAAAAGCTTTTACTTTTTGGTGGAGCCATTAATAAAGCTGGAGCTGTAAAATCCAATAAAATTGATACGGCTACCAAATCCGATTGGATGGAAATTGAAAAGCAGAGAGGTATCTCTGTGGCTACTTCCGTAATGGGCTTTGAATATAAAGATATCAAAATCAATTTGCTGGATACTCCTGGTCACCAGGATTTTGCAGAGGATACTTATCGGACACTAACTGCTGTGGATAGCGTGGTGATGGTGATTGACTGCGTGAAAGGGGTTGAGCAACAAACCGAGAAGTTGATGGAAGTTTGTCGGATGCGAAATACTCCTGTGATTTGTTTCATAAATAAACTAGATAGGGAAGGAAGAGATCCTTATGATTTGCTCGATGAAATTGAAGAAAAATTAGATATTCAAGTCCGTCCACTCACCTGGCCGATCGGAATGGGTAAAACCTTTAAAGGAGTTTATAATTTATTTAGCAAAAACTTATTGCTTTTCAAAGCTAGTAAACAGCAATTAACTGCTGAAGGTATTGAAATCAAAGATCTAAACAATGAGGAGCTCAATAAGAATTTAGGCGATACACTAGCAGACCAGCTGAGAGAAGATGTAGAGTTAATCGAAGGCGTTTATCCTGAATTGGATAAAGAAGAATATTTGTCAGGAAAAGTGGCACCCGTATTTTTTGGTTCTGCTGTTAATAGCTTCGGAGTGAAAGAGATGTTGGATACATTCATCAATATTTCACCACAGCCAAAAGAGCGATCAACTGAAGAAAGAATCGTTAAGCCGAATGAAGAAAAATTCACTGGTTTTGTATTTAAGATTCATGCTAATATGGATCCTAAACATCGAAACAGAATTGCTTTCGTTCGTATTTGCTCAGGTAAATTTCAAAGAGGAAGTAGCTATTTGAATGTGAGGCATGATAAAAAATTCCGTTTTTCTAATGCTACAGCTTTTATGGCGCAAGATAAAGAAACGGTGGATGAAGCGTATCCAGGAGATATAGTGGGATTATTCGATACAGGAAACCTGAAAATTGGAGATACCTTATCGGAAGGCGAAAAAGGTATTTACAAAGGCATTCCATCTTTCTCTCCTGAAATTTTCAAGGAAGTAATCAATAAAGATGCTATGAAAACCAAGCAATTGGACAAAGGCTTAACGCAGCTGATGGACGAAGGTGTTGCGCAATTGTTTGCTTTCGAAATGGGAGCAAGAAAAGTAGTAGGTGTAGTGGGTAATCTGCAGTTTGAAGTAATTCAACACCGATTGAAGAACGAGTATGGTGCTTCTTGTGAATTTGCACCAATGAATTTATACAAAGCCTGTTGGTTCAGCAGTAAGGATAAAAAGAAACTAGACGAATTTGTAAAGTCTAAGTATCGCCATATTGCAAGAGATAAAGATGGGAAAATGGTCTTTATGGCGGAAACAAAATCATGGCTACAAATGGTAGAAGATAATTTCCCTGAAATTGAATTCCATTTTCAGTCGGAGTTTTAA
- the rlmN gene encoding 23S rRNA (adenine(2503)-C(2))-methyltransferase RlmN, translating to MQEKAVHIQKEVIEVNLSKKDIRKMSIDAIAEDLTASGEKAFRAKQIYEWLWMKSAASFEEMTNLSKNLREWLDQNYCINRITIADKQLSSDRTIKVAFRLHDGNEVEGVLIPTENRMTACVSSQVGCSLSCKFCATGYLKRMRNLEAAEIYDQVVMIKELAETHYDMPLSNIVYMGMGEPLLNYKNMMESIEHITSEKGLHMSPKRITVSTAGISKMIKKLADDDAKFNLALSLHAANDEKRSQIMSINDSNNLPVLREALEYYHSKTKNRVTFEYCVFNNFNDSLEDAKELWQFTKYVPAKVNLIEYNPIDQADFTNTDEDKLDKFAAFLEDRGVIVNVRRSRGKDIDAACGQLANKH from the coding sequence ATGCAAGAGAAAGCAGTCCATATTCAGAAAGAAGTAATAGAAGTAAATCTTAGCAAAAAGGATATTCGAAAAATGTCCATTGATGCTATTGCAGAAGATTTGACCGCATCGGGTGAGAAAGCTTTTAGAGCCAAACAGATTTATGAGTGGCTTTGGATGAAATCTGCGGCTTCATTTGAAGAAATGACCAATCTGTCCAAAAACTTAAGAGAATGGCTGGATCAAAATTATTGCATCAATAGAATTACAATTGCCGATAAGCAATTAAGTTCAGACAGAACCATTAAAGTAGCTTTCCGATTGCATGATGGAAATGAGGTAGAAGGTGTATTGATTCCTACAGAAAACAGAATGACGGCTTGTGTGTCTTCTCAAGTAGGTTGTTCCTTAAGCTGTAAATTTTGCGCTACAGGTTATTTGAAAAGAATGCGTAATCTCGAAGCAGCAGAAATTTACGATCAAGTGGTGATGATCAAAGAATTGGCAGAAACTCACTATGATATGCCACTTTCCAATATTGTTTATATGGGCATGGGTGAACCACTCTTGAATTACAAAAACATGATGGAGTCCATTGAACATATTACTTCAGAGAAAGGATTGCATATGTCTCCTAAGAGAATTACCGTTTCCACCGCAGGTATTTCCAAAATGATTAAAAAATTGGCGGATGATGACGCTAAATTTAATCTCGCGCTTTCCCTACACGCGGCCAATGACGAAAAGAGAAGCCAAATCATGTCAATTAATGACAGCAATAATCTACCCGTTTTAAGAGAAGCTTTAGAATATTATCACTCAAAAACTAAAAACAGGGTGACATTTGAATATTGCGTTTTCAATAATTTCAATGACAGTTTGGAAGATGCAAAAGAATTGTGGCAATTCACCAAATATGTTCCCGCCAAAGTCAATCTAATTGAATATAATCCAATCGACCAAGCGGATTTCACCAATACGGATGAAGATAAGCTTGATAAATTTGCCGCTTTCCTTGAAGATAGAGGTGTCATTGTGAATGTGAGAAGGAGTAGAGGTAAGGATATTGATGCAGCTTGTGGACAATTGGCCAATAAACATTAA